The following coding sequences lie in one Pungitius pungitius chromosome 18, fPunPun2.1, whole genome shotgun sequence genomic window:
- the LOC119226582 gene encoding liver-expressed antimicrobial peptide 2, giving the protein MKTFQEKIVVLSVFLTLTCVIQVDSLPVPEDWSGLVQRTKRSLLWRWNSLKPVGASCRSTCECATNYCRNNVCSFWNSF; this is encoded by the exons ATGAAGACTTTTCAGGAAAAGATCGTTGTTCTCTCAGTTTTTCTGACCCTGACCTGTGTTATTCAG GTCGATTCACTGCCAGTTCCTGAGGACTGGAGCGGTCTGGTGCAGCGGACCAAACGGTCCCTCCTGTGGCGTTGGAACAGCCTGAAGCCCGTGGGGGCCAGCTGCAGGAGTACCTGTGAGTGCGCCACAAACTACTGCAG GAATAATGTCTGCTCCTTCTGGAACTCTTTTTGA